In Hermetia illucens chromosome 1, iHerIll2.2.curated.20191125, whole genome shotgun sequence, one genomic interval encodes:
- the LOC119658144 gene encoding clavesin-2: MAEERFHLRTNYLAPETVELARQELRETPEVKEKALVELRDLLHAATDLHYRDDDEFLTIFLRACHWYPQSALEKMRTVAEFRKANKNLVWHLMPQDEEVAFTQHNTVNILANCDQKGRRVLVMNVGGTWDTKAVSSDSLFKILYMIHIGAQLEPETQVRGAVVVMDFDGLSMSQVKALSPSFSKLLLTFIQDGMPIRLKEIHIVKQPFIFKMVWSLFKPFIREKLNKRIFFHGSDMKSLHKYLSPDVLPVEYGGKLPKIDYSGKDWYPQILDHQKFVEDWGEFGFAKQ, encoded by the exons atggCAGAAGAGCGTTTTCATTTGCGAACAAACTACCTCGCACCCGAGACAGTTGAATTGGCTCGACAAGAGTTACGGGAAACACCAGAAGTCAAGGAAAAGGCATTAGTAGAATTAAGAGATTTATTACATGCGGCTACAGATCTTCACTATCGCGATGATGAcgaatttttgacaattttcctTAGGGCATGCCATTGGTACCCACAAAGTGCCCTTGAAAAG atgcgTACCGTTGCTGAGTTCCGAAAAGCTAACAAAAATTTAGTATGGCACCTTATGCCACAGGACGAAGAAGTTGCATTTACCCAGCATAACACCGTCAACATATTGGCAAACTGTGATCAGAAGGGTAGACGTGTTTTAGTTATGAATGTAGGTGGAACATGGGATACAAAAGCTGTATCTTCCGACTCCTTGTTTAAAATTTTGTACATGATTCACATTGGCGCACAATTAGAACCTGAAACCCAAGTGCGCGGAGCAGTCGTTGTCATGGACTTTGATGGGCTATCAATGTCGCAAGTGAAAGCATTGTCGCCTTCGTTCTCCAAGTTATTGTTGACTTTCATTCAAGATGGTATGCCAATCCGACTTAAGGAAATTCATATCGTGAAGCAacctttcattttcaaaatggtATGGTCACTATTCAAACCATTCATCAGGGAGAAGCTCAATAAGAGG ATATTCTTCCACGGAAGCGATATGAAATCATTACATAAATACCTCAGTCCTGATGTCCTTCCcgttgaatatggaggcaagTTGCCAAAAATTGACTATAGCGGAAAGGACTGGTACCCACAAATTTTGGACCACCAAAAATTCGTTGAAGATTGGGGTGAATTCGGTTTTGCTAAACAGTAA